One window of the Pan troglodytes isolate AG18354 chromosome 12, NHGRI_mPanTro3-v2.0_pri, whole genome shotgun sequence genome contains the following:
- the HNRNPLL gene encoding heterogeneous nuclear ribonucleoprotein L-like — MLARETYEEDREYESQAKRLKTEEGEIDYSAEEGENRREATPRGGGDGGGGGRSFSQPEAGGSHHKVSVSPVVHVRGLCESVVEADLVEALEKFGTICYVMMMPFKRQALVEFENIDSAKECVTFAADEPVYIAGQQAFFNYSTSKRITRPGNTDDPSGGNKVLLLSIQNPLYPITVDVLYTVCNPVGKVQRIVIFKRNGIQAMVEFESVLCAQKAKAALNGADIYAGCCTLKIEYARPTRLNVIRNDNDSWDYTKPYLGRRGSHGPLLPLPSRYRMGSRDTPELVAYPLPQASSSYMHGGNPSGSVVMVSGLHQLKMNCSRVFNLFCLYGNIEKVKFMKTIPGTALVEMGDEYAVERAVTHLNNVKLFGKRLNVCVSKQHSVVPSQIFELEDGTSSYKDFAMSKNNRFTSAGQASKNIIQPPSCVLHYYNVPLCVTEETFTKLCNDHEVLTFIKYKVFDAKPSAKTLSGLLEWECKTDAVEALTALNHYQIRVPNGSNPYTLKLCFSTSSHL, encoded by the exons ATGTTGGCTCG gGAGACGTACGAGGAGGACCGGGAGTACGAGAGCCAGGCCAAGCGTCTCAAGACCGAGGAGGGGGAGATCGACTACTCGGCCGAGGAAGGCGAGAACCGCCGGGAAGCGACGCCCCGGGGCGGGGGcgatggcggcggcggcggccggagcTTCTCTCAGCCG GAGGCAGGTGGAAGTCATCATAAAGTTTCTGTTTCACCCGTCGTCCATGTTCGAGGACTCTGTGAATCTGTGGTGGAAGCAGACCTCGTGGAAGCGCTGGAAAAATTTGGGACAATATG CTATGTGATGATGATGCCATTTAAACGACAGGCTCTAGTGGAATTTGAAAACATAGATAGTGCCAAAGAATGTGTGACATTTGCTGCAGATGAACCCGTGTACATTGCTGGTCAACAGGCTTTTTTCAACTATTCTACAAGCAAAAGGATCACTCGGCCAGGAAATACTGATGATCCATCAGGAGGCAACAAAGTTCTTCTGCTCTCAATTCAGAATCCACTTTATCCAATTACAGTG gATGTTTTATATACGGTATGCAACCCTGTTGGCAAAGTGCAACGTATTGTTATATTCAAGAGAAATGGGATACAAGCAATggttga GTTTGAATCAGTCCTTTGTGCCCAGAAAGCTAAAGCAGCACTCAATGGAGCTGACATATACGCTGGATGTTGCACACTAAAAATTGAATATGCAcgg CCAACTCGTCTAAATGTTATTAGGAATGACAATGACAGTTGGGACTACACTAAACCATATTTGGGAAGACGAG GATCCCATGGTCCATTATTGCCTTTACCAAGTCGTTACAGAATGGGCTCTCGAGATACACCTGAACTTGTTGCTTATCCATTACCGCAGGCTTCTTCCTCTTACATGCATGGAGGAAATCCCTCTGGTTCAGTTGTAATGGTTAGTGGATTACATCAACTAAAAATGAATTGTTCAAGAGTCTTCAACCTGTTCTGCTTATATGGAAATATTGAGAAG GTAAAATTTATGAAGACCATTCCTGGTACAGCACTGGTAGAAATGGGTGATGAGTATGCTGTAGAAAGAGCTGTCACACACCTTAATAATGTCAAATTATTTGGGAAAAGACTTAATGTTTG TGTGTCTAAACAACATTCAGTTGTTCCAAGTCAAATATTTGAGCTGGAGGATGGTACCAGCAGCTACAAAGATTTTGCAATGAGCAAAAATAATCGCTTTACAAGTGCTGGCCAAGCATCTAAGAATATAATCCAGCCACCCTCCTGTGTTTTGCATTATTATAATGTTCCATTGTGTGTCACAGAAGAGACCTTCACAAAG TTGTGTAATGACCATGAAGTTCTTACATTCATCAAATATAAAGTGTTTGATGCAAAAC cttCAGCCAAAACACTTTCTGGTCTATTAGAATGGGAGTGCAAAACTGATGCAGTAGAAGCCCTTACGGCACTGAATCACTATCAGATAAGAGTGCCGA
- the HNRNPLL gene encoding heterogeneous nuclear ribonucleoprotein L-like isoform X7, with protein sequence MLARETYEEDREYESQAKRLKTEEGEIDYSAEEGENRREATPRGGGDGGGGGRSFSQPEAGGSHHKVSVSPVVHVRGLCESVVEADLVEALEKFGTICYVMMMPFKRQALVEFENIDSAKECVTFAADEPVYIAGQQAFFNYSTSKRITRPGNTDDPSGGNKVLLLSIQNPLYPITVDVLYTVCNPVGKVQRIVIFKRNGIQAMVEFESVLCAQKAKAALNGADIYAGCCTLKIEYARPTRLNVIRNDNDSWDYTKPYLGRRDRGKGRQRQAILGEHPSSFRHDGYGSHGPLLPLPSRYRMGSRDTPELVAYPLPQASSSYMHGGNPSGSVVMVSGLHQLKMNCSRVFNLFCLYGNIEKVKFMKTIPGTALVEMGDEYAVERAVTHLNNVKLFGKRLNVCVSKQHSVVPSQIFELEDGTSSYKDFAMSKNNRFTSAGQASKNIIQPPSCVLHYYNVPLCVTEETFTKLCNDHEVLTFIKYKVFDAKPSAKTLSGLLEWECKTDAVEALTALNHYQIRVPNGSNPYTLKLCFSTSSHL encoded by the exons ATGTTGGCTCG gGAGACGTACGAGGAGGACCGGGAGTACGAGAGCCAGGCCAAGCGTCTCAAGACCGAGGAGGGGGAGATCGACTACTCGGCCGAGGAAGGCGAGAACCGCCGGGAAGCGACGCCCCGGGGCGGGGGcgatggcggcggcggcggccggagcTTCTCTCAGCCG GAGGCAGGTGGAAGTCATCATAAAGTTTCTGTTTCACCCGTCGTCCATGTTCGAGGACTCTGTGAATCTGTGGTGGAAGCAGACCTCGTGGAAGCGCTGGAAAAATTTGGGACAATATG CTATGTGATGATGATGCCATTTAAACGACAGGCTCTAGTGGAATTTGAAAACATAGATAGTGCCAAAGAATGTGTGACATTTGCTGCAGATGAACCCGTGTACATTGCTGGTCAACAGGCTTTTTTCAACTATTCTACAAGCAAAAGGATCACTCGGCCAGGAAATACTGATGATCCATCAGGAGGCAACAAAGTTCTTCTGCTCTCAATTCAGAATCCACTTTATCCAATTACAGTG gATGTTTTATATACGGTATGCAACCCTGTTGGCAAAGTGCAACGTATTGTTATATTCAAGAGAAATGGGATACAAGCAATggttga GTTTGAATCAGTCCTTTGTGCCCAGAAAGCTAAAGCAGCACTCAATGGAGCTGACATATACGCTGGATGTTGCACACTAAAAATTGAATATGCAcgg CCAACTCGTCTAAATGTTATTAGGAATGACAATGACAGTTGGGACTACACTAAACCATATTTGGGAAGACGAG ATAGAGGAAAGGGTCGCCAGAGACAAGCCATTTTGGGAGAACACCCTTCTTCGTTTAGACATGATGGCTATG GATCCCATGGTCCATTATTGCCTTTACCAAGTCGTTACAGAATGGGCTCTCGAGATACACCTGAACTTGTTGCTTATCCATTACCGCAGGCTTCTTCCTCTTACATGCATGGAGGAAATCCCTCTGGTTCAGTTGTAATGGTTAGTGGATTACATCAACTAAAAATGAATTGTTCAAGAGTCTTCAACCTGTTCTGCTTATATGGAAATATTGAGAAG GTAAAATTTATGAAGACCATTCCTGGTACAGCACTGGTAGAAATGGGTGATGAGTATGCTGTAGAAAGAGCTGTCACACACCTTAATAATGTCAAATTATTTGGGAAAAGACTTAATGTTTG TGTGTCTAAACAACATTCAGTTGTTCCAAGTCAAATATTTGAGCTGGAGGATGGTACCAGCAGCTACAAAGATTTTGCAATGAGCAAAAATAATCGCTTTACAAGTGCTGGCCAAGCATCTAAGAATATAATCCAGCCACCCTCCTGTGTTTTGCATTATTATAATGTTCCATTGTGTGTCACAGAAGAGACCTTCACAAAG TTGTGTAATGACCATGAAGTTCTTACATTCATCAAATATAAAGTGTTTGATGCAAAAC cttCAGCCAAAACACTTTCTGGTCTATTAGAATGGGAGTGCAAAACTGATGCAGTAGAAGCCCTTACGGCACTGAATCACTATCAGATAAGAGTGCCGA
- the HNRNPLL gene encoding heterogeneous nuclear ribonucleoprotein L-like isoform X1: protein MSSSSSSPRETYEEDREYESQAKRLKTEEGEIDYSAEEGENRREATPRGGGDGGGGGRSFSQPEAGGSHHKVSVSPVVHVRGLCESVVEADLVEALEKFGTICYVMMMPFKRQALVEFENIDSAKECVTFAADEPVYIAGQQAFFNYSTSKRITRPGNTDDPSGGNKVLLLSIQNPLYPITVDVLYTVCNPVGKVQRIVIFKRNGIQAMVEFESVLCAQKAKAALNGADIYAGCCTLKIEYARPTRLNVIRNDNDSWDYTKPYLGRRDRGKGRQRQAILGEHPSSFRHDGYGSHGPLLPLPSRYRMGSRDTPELVAYPLPQASSSYMHGGNPSGSVVMVSGLHQLKMNCSRVFNLFCLYGNIEKVKFMKTIPGTALVEMGDEYAVERAVTHLNNVKLFGKRLNVCVSKQHSVVPSQIFELEDGTSSYKDFAMSKNNRFTSAGQASKNIIQPPSCVLHYYNVPLCVTEETFTKLCNDHEVLTFIKYKVFDAKPSAKTLSGLLEWECKTDAVEALTALNHYQIRVPKTGFHHVGQAGLELLDLMICPPPPSEVLGLQA, encoded by the exons atgtcctcctcctcttcctcccccaggGAGACGTACGAGGAGGACCGGGAGTACGAGAGCCAGGCCAAGCGTCTCAAGACCGAGGAGGGGGAGATCGACTACTCGGCCGAGGAAGGCGAGAACCGCCGGGAAGCGACGCCCCGGGGCGGGGGcgatggcggcggcggcggccggagcTTCTCTCAGCCG GAGGCAGGTGGAAGTCATCATAAAGTTTCTGTTTCACCCGTCGTCCATGTTCGAGGACTCTGTGAATCTGTGGTGGAAGCAGACCTCGTGGAAGCGCTGGAAAAATTTGGGACAATATG CTATGTGATGATGATGCCATTTAAACGACAGGCTCTAGTGGAATTTGAAAACATAGATAGTGCCAAAGAATGTGTGACATTTGCTGCAGATGAACCCGTGTACATTGCTGGTCAACAGGCTTTTTTCAACTATTCTACAAGCAAAAGGATCACTCGGCCAGGAAATACTGATGATCCATCAGGAGGCAACAAAGTTCTTCTGCTCTCAATTCAGAATCCACTTTATCCAATTACAGTG gATGTTTTATATACGGTATGCAACCCTGTTGGCAAAGTGCAACGTATTGTTATATTCAAGAGAAATGGGATACAAGCAATggttga GTTTGAATCAGTCCTTTGTGCCCAGAAAGCTAAAGCAGCACTCAATGGAGCTGACATATACGCTGGATGTTGCACACTAAAAATTGAATATGCAcgg CCAACTCGTCTAAATGTTATTAGGAATGACAATGACAGTTGGGACTACACTAAACCATATTTGGGAAGACGAG ATAGAGGAAAGGGTCGCCAGAGACAAGCCATTTTGGGAGAACACCCTTCTTCGTTTAGACATGATGGCTATG GATCCCATGGTCCATTATTGCCTTTACCAAGTCGTTACAGAATGGGCTCTCGAGATACACCTGAACTTGTTGCTTATCCATTACCGCAGGCTTCTTCCTCTTACATGCATGGAGGAAATCCCTCTGGTTCAGTTGTAATGGTTAGTGGATTACATCAACTAAAAATGAATTGTTCAAGAGTCTTCAACCTGTTCTGCTTATATGGAAATATTGAGAAG GTAAAATTTATGAAGACCATTCCTGGTACAGCACTGGTAGAAATGGGTGATGAGTATGCTGTAGAAAGAGCTGTCACACACCTTAATAATGTCAAATTATTTGGGAAAAGACTTAATGTTTG TGTGTCTAAACAACATTCAGTTGTTCCAAGTCAAATATTTGAGCTGGAGGATGGTACCAGCAGCTACAAAGATTTTGCAATGAGCAAAAATAATCGCTTTACAAGTGCTGGCCAAGCATCTAAGAATATAATCCAGCCACCCTCCTGTGTTTTGCATTATTATAATGTTCCATTGTGTGTCACAGAAGAGACCTTCACAAAG TTGTGTAATGACCATGAAGTTCTTACATTCATCAAATATAAAGTGTTTGATGCAAAAC cttCAGCCAAAACACTTTCTGGTCTATTAGAATGGGAGTGCAAAACTGATGCAGTAGAAGCCCTTACGGCACTGAATCACTATCAGATAAGAGTGCCGA agacggggtttcaccacgttggccaggctggtctcgaactcctggacctcatgatctgcccacctccgccttccgaagtgctgggattacaggcgtga
- the HNRNPLL gene encoding heterogeneous nuclear ribonucleoprotein L-like isoform X4 — MSSSSSSPRETYEEDREYESQAKRLKTEEGEIDYSAEEGENRREATPRGGGDGGGGGRSFSQPEAGGSHHKVSVSPVVHVRGLCESVVEADLVEALEKFGTICYVMMMPFKRQALVEFENIDSAKECVTFAADEPVYIAGQQAFFNYSTSKRITRPGNTDDPSGGNKVLLLSIQNPLYPITVDVLYTVCNPVGKVQRIVIFKRNGIQAMVEFESVLCAQKAKAALNGADIYAGCCTLKIEYARPTRLNVIRNDNDSWDYTKPYLGRRGSHGPLLPLPSRYRMGSRDTPELVAYPLPQASSSYMHGGNPSGSVVMVSGLHQLKMNCSRVFNLFCLYGNIEKVKFMKTIPGTALVEMGDEYAVERAVTHLNNVKLFGKRLNVCVSKQHSVVPSQIFELEDGTSSYKDFAMSKNNRFTSAGQASKNIIQPPSCVLHYYNVPLCVTEETFTKLCNDHEVLTFIKYKVFDAKPSAKTLSGLLEWECKTDAVEALTALNHYQIRVPKTGFHHVGQAGLELLDLMICPPPPSEVLGLQA; from the exons atgtcctcctcctcttcctcccccaggGAGACGTACGAGGAGGACCGGGAGTACGAGAGCCAGGCCAAGCGTCTCAAGACCGAGGAGGGGGAGATCGACTACTCGGCCGAGGAAGGCGAGAACCGCCGGGAAGCGACGCCCCGGGGCGGGGGcgatggcggcggcggcggccggagcTTCTCTCAGCCG GAGGCAGGTGGAAGTCATCATAAAGTTTCTGTTTCACCCGTCGTCCATGTTCGAGGACTCTGTGAATCTGTGGTGGAAGCAGACCTCGTGGAAGCGCTGGAAAAATTTGGGACAATATG CTATGTGATGATGATGCCATTTAAACGACAGGCTCTAGTGGAATTTGAAAACATAGATAGTGCCAAAGAATGTGTGACATTTGCTGCAGATGAACCCGTGTACATTGCTGGTCAACAGGCTTTTTTCAACTATTCTACAAGCAAAAGGATCACTCGGCCAGGAAATACTGATGATCCATCAGGAGGCAACAAAGTTCTTCTGCTCTCAATTCAGAATCCACTTTATCCAATTACAGTG gATGTTTTATATACGGTATGCAACCCTGTTGGCAAAGTGCAACGTATTGTTATATTCAAGAGAAATGGGATACAAGCAATggttga GTTTGAATCAGTCCTTTGTGCCCAGAAAGCTAAAGCAGCACTCAATGGAGCTGACATATACGCTGGATGTTGCACACTAAAAATTGAATATGCAcgg CCAACTCGTCTAAATGTTATTAGGAATGACAATGACAGTTGGGACTACACTAAACCATATTTGGGAAGACGAG GATCCCATGGTCCATTATTGCCTTTACCAAGTCGTTACAGAATGGGCTCTCGAGATACACCTGAACTTGTTGCTTATCCATTACCGCAGGCTTCTTCCTCTTACATGCATGGAGGAAATCCCTCTGGTTCAGTTGTAATGGTTAGTGGATTACATCAACTAAAAATGAATTGTTCAAGAGTCTTCAACCTGTTCTGCTTATATGGAAATATTGAGAAG GTAAAATTTATGAAGACCATTCCTGGTACAGCACTGGTAGAAATGGGTGATGAGTATGCTGTAGAAAGAGCTGTCACACACCTTAATAATGTCAAATTATTTGGGAAAAGACTTAATGTTTG TGTGTCTAAACAACATTCAGTTGTTCCAAGTCAAATATTTGAGCTGGAGGATGGTACCAGCAGCTACAAAGATTTTGCAATGAGCAAAAATAATCGCTTTACAAGTGCTGGCCAAGCATCTAAGAATATAATCCAGCCACCCTCCTGTGTTTTGCATTATTATAATGTTCCATTGTGTGTCACAGAAGAGACCTTCACAAAG TTGTGTAATGACCATGAAGTTCTTACATTCATCAAATATAAAGTGTTTGATGCAAAAC cttCAGCCAAAACACTTTCTGGTCTATTAGAATGGGAGTGCAAAACTGATGCAGTAGAAGCCCTTACGGCACTGAATCACTATCAGATAAGAGTGCCGA agacggggtttcaccacgttggccaggctggtctcgaactcctggacctcatgatctgcccacctccgccttccgaagtgctgggattacaggcgtga
- the HNRNPLL gene encoding heterogeneous nuclear ribonucleoprotein L-like isoform X2 → MSSSSSSPRETYEEDREYESQAKRLKTEEGEIDYSAEEGENRREATPRGGGDGGGGGRSFSQPEAGGSHHKVSVSPVVHVRGLCESVVEADLVEALEKFGTICYVMMMPFKRQALVEFENIDSAKECVTFAADEPVYIAGQQAFFNYSTSKRITRPGNTDDPSGGNKVLLLSIQNPLYPITVDVLYTVCNPVGKVQRIVIFKRNGIQAMVEFESVLCAQKAKAALNGADIYAGCCTLKIEYARPTRLNVIRNDNDSWDYTKPYLGRRDRGKGRQRQAILGEHPSSFRHDGYGSHGPLLPLPSRYRMGSRDTPELVAYPLPQASSSYMHGGNPSGSVVMVSGLHQLKMNCSRVFNLFCLYGNIEKVKFMKTIPGTALVEMGDEYAVERAVTHLNNVKLFGKRLNVCVSKQHSVVPSQIFELEDGTSSYKDFAMSKNNRFTSAGQASKNIIQPPSCVLHYYNVPLCVTEETFTKLCNDHEVLTFIKYKVFDAKPSAKTLSGLLEWECKTDAVEALTALNHYQIRVPNGSNPYTLKLCFSTSSHL, encoded by the exons atgtcctcctcctcttcctcccccaggGAGACGTACGAGGAGGACCGGGAGTACGAGAGCCAGGCCAAGCGTCTCAAGACCGAGGAGGGGGAGATCGACTACTCGGCCGAGGAAGGCGAGAACCGCCGGGAAGCGACGCCCCGGGGCGGGGGcgatggcggcggcggcggccggagcTTCTCTCAGCCG GAGGCAGGTGGAAGTCATCATAAAGTTTCTGTTTCACCCGTCGTCCATGTTCGAGGACTCTGTGAATCTGTGGTGGAAGCAGACCTCGTGGAAGCGCTGGAAAAATTTGGGACAATATG CTATGTGATGATGATGCCATTTAAACGACAGGCTCTAGTGGAATTTGAAAACATAGATAGTGCCAAAGAATGTGTGACATTTGCTGCAGATGAACCCGTGTACATTGCTGGTCAACAGGCTTTTTTCAACTATTCTACAAGCAAAAGGATCACTCGGCCAGGAAATACTGATGATCCATCAGGAGGCAACAAAGTTCTTCTGCTCTCAATTCAGAATCCACTTTATCCAATTACAGTG gATGTTTTATATACGGTATGCAACCCTGTTGGCAAAGTGCAACGTATTGTTATATTCAAGAGAAATGGGATACAAGCAATggttga GTTTGAATCAGTCCTTTGTGCCCAGAAAGCTAAAGCAGCACTCAATGGAGCTGACATATACGCTGGATGTTGCACACTAAAAATTGAATATGCAcgg CCAACTCGTCTAAATGTTATTAGGAATGACAATGACAGTTGGGACTACACTAAACCATATTTGGGAAGACGAG ATAGAGGAAAGGGTCGCCAGAGACAAGCCATTTTGGGAGAACACCCTTCTTCGTTTAGACATGATGGCTATG GATCCCATGGTCCATTATTGCCTTTACCAAGTCGTTACAGAATGGGCTCTCGAGATACACCTGAACTTGTTGCTTATCCATTACCGCAGGCTTCTTCCTCTTACATGCATGGAGGAAATCCCTCTGGTTCAGTTGTAATGGTTAGTGGATTACATCAACTAAAAATGAATTGTTCAAGAGTCTTCAACCTGTTCTGCTTATATGGAAATATTGAGAAG GTAAAATTTATGAAGACCATTCCTGGTACAGCACTGGTAGAAATGGGTGATGAGTATGCTGTAGAAAGAGCTGTCACACACCTTAATAATGTCAAATTATTTGGGAAAAGACTTAATGTTTG TGTGTCTAAACAACATTCAGTTGTTCCAAGTCAAATATTTGAGCTGGAGGATGGTACCAGCAGCTACAAAGATTTTGCAATGAGCAAAAATAATCGCTTTACAAGTGCTGGCCAAGCATCTAAGAATATAATCCAGCCACCCTCCTGTGTTTTGCATTATTATAATGTTCCATTGTGTGTCACAGAAGAGACCTTCACAAAG TTGTGTAATGACCATGAAGTTCTTACATTCATCAAATATAAAGTGTTTGATGCAAAAC cttCAGCCAAAACACTTTCTGGTCTATTAGAATGGGAGTGCAAAACTGATGCAGTAGAAGCCCTTACGGCACTGAATCACTATCAGATAAGAGTGCCGA
- the HNRNPLL gene encoding heterogeneous nuclear ribonucleoprotein L-like isoform X5, which produces MSSSSSSPRETYEEDREYESQAKRLKTEEGEIDYSAEEGENRREATPRGGGDGGGGGRSFSQPEAGGSHHKVSVSPVVHVRGLCESVVEADLVEALEKFGTICYVMMMPFKRQALVEFENIDSAKECVTFAADEPVYIAGQQAFFNYSTSKRITRPGNTDDPSGGNKVLLLSIQNPLYPITVDVLYTVCNPVGKVQRIVIFKRNGIQAMVEFESVLCAQKAKAALNGADIYAGCCTLKIEYARPTRLNVIRNDNDSWDYTKPYLGRRGSHGPLLPLPSRYRMGSRDTPELVAYPLPQASSSYMHGGNPSGSVVMVSGLHQLKMNCSRVFNLFCLYGNIEKVKFMKTIPGTALVEMGDEYAVERAVTHLNNVKLFGKRLNVCVSKQHSVVPSQIFELEDGTSSYKDFAMSKNNRFTSAGQASKNIIQPPSCVLHYYNVPLCVTEETFTKLCNDHEVLTFIKYKVFDAKPSAKTLSGLLEWECKTDAVEALTALNHYQIRVPNGSNPYTLKLCFSTSSHL; this is translated from the exons atgtcctcctcctcttcctcccccaggGAGACGTACGAGGAGGACCGGGAGTACGAGAGCCAGGCCAAGCGTCTCAAGACCGAGGAGGGGGAGATCGACTACTCGGCCGAGGAAGGCGAGAACCGCCGGGAAGCGACGCCCCGGGGCGGGGGcgatggcggcggcggcggccggagcTTCTCTCAGCCG GAGGCAGGTGGAAGTCATCATAAAGTTTCTGTTTCACCCGTCGTCCATGTTCGAGGACTCTGTGAATCTGTGGTGGAAGCAGACCTCGTGGAAGCGCTGGAAAAATTTGGGACAATATG CTATGTGATGATGATGCCATTTAAACGACAGGCTCTAGTGGAATTTGAAAACATAGATAGTGCCAAAGAATGTGTGACATTTGCTGCAGATGAACCCGTGTACATTGCTGGTCAACAGGCTTTTTTCAACTATTCTACAAGCAAAAGGATCACTCGGCCAGGAAATACTGATGATCCATCAGGAGGCAACAAAGTTCTTCTGCTCTCAATTCAGAATCCACTTTATCCAATTACAGTG gATGTTTTATATACGGTATGCAACCCTGTTGGCAAAGTGCAACGTATTGTTATATTCAAGAGAAATGGGATACAAGCAATggttga GTTTGAATCAGTCCTTTGTGCCCAGAAAGCTAAAGCAGCACTCAATGGAGCTGACATATACGCTGGATGTTGCACACTAAAAATTGAATATGCAcgg CCAACTCGTCTAAATGTTATTAGGAATGACAATGACAGTTGGGACTACACTAAACCATATTTGGGAAGACGAG GATCCCATGGTCCATTATTGCCTTTACCAAGTCGTTACAGAATGGGCTCTCGAGATACACCTGAACTTGTTGCTTATCCATTACCGCAGGCTTCTTCCTCTTACATGCATGGAGGAAATCCCTCTGGTTCAGTTGTAATGGTTAGTGGATTACATCAACTAAAAATGAATTGTTCAAGAGTCTTCAACCTGTTCTGCTTATATGGAAATATTGAGAAG GTAAAATTTATGAAGACCATTCCTGGTACAGCACTGGTAGAAATGGGTGATGAGTATGCTGTAGAAAGAGCTGTCACACACCTTAATAATGTCAAATTATTTGGGAAAAGACTTAATGTTTG TGTGTCTAAACAACATTCAGTTGTTCCAAGTCAAATATTTGAGCTGGAGGATGGTACCAGCAGCTACAAAGATTTTGCAATGAGCAAAAATAATCGCTTTACAAGTGCTGGCCAAGCATCTAAGAATATAATCCAGCCACCCTCCTGTGTTTTGCATTATTATAATGTTCCATTGTGTGTCACAGAAGAGACCTTCACAAAG TTGTGTAATGACCATGAAGTTCTTACATTCATCAAATATAAAGTGTTTGATGCAAAAC cttCAGCCAAAACACTTTCTGGTCTATTAGAATGGGAGTGCAAAACTGATGCAGTAGAAGCCCTTACGGCACTGAATCACTATCAGATAAGAGTGCCGA